The DNA region gaaatttttttttcttagtttcatcatcattttcttgcCAAAAAACCTTTAGAAAATCATTCAGACagttttgtcttgtttttggtttgtaacaaaacaaacgcagacacacacacacacacaaatgtttATTGTTGTAAACAATGTTAATTCAATGgccacacacaaacacatgcGATCGATTTGTATCCATTTAGATTATTGATTGGTTATATTGttatgatttgtttgtttgaaaatgttttgttcaagttttaaaaatgatccattaaaatttttacttttcatcgattgaaaagtaaaaatgttcattacGAAATATACTTTCTTACAAACctgaattgatgattagaatgataattatcgttACTATTAATTGGATTAAGGGCATGTTGTGGCTCtggatataatgatgatgatgatgatgaaatcaatgaaaattttatggaaaaaaaatcattcattcaactcTTTTTTGATTactgaattttatttcattttcatttcataatttatattttatttatataatagTAATAGTAATAGTGTAGTGATAATAGTAATACAATTATTCTGTTGataatttcatattttgtgtctgtctgtgtgtgtgttttgttcgTCGTTGCTCGGATTGTTTGGtgttttgttcaatgtttacatttttttttgtttcttattAGCAATTAGCAAtaattaatataataaaattcatccaaatcaatttttttttctttaaaatttgaaaattttgttatttgttgttgtacgttatttttgttttgtaaagAAAGGGTTAAATCAAAAgtgtttgaaataaaatacacacagacattgaaccatttgttttttgttgtcgttgtggttgaaatgaaaattgaaataaattaaatatgGGCGTGAACAAAACATTAATGgccataatgataaaaagtGGGTGTGTGATGTGATAAATGTGTGAGCActcgtgaaaaaaaagtaaagaaaatgaaagaaaaaagtggaatttaaaaaaaaaatcttatgatgataattcataGTGGTGTTGGTatgatgtttgattgattgattgttggatggatggatggatggatggtgTGCTGTGCTGTGTTGTGTGAtgagaatgaattttcatcgaaagaaagaaacgaaaaaaagtaaGGAAAATTAGActttaaaaaattgattttttttttaaaaaaaaaaaggattatAAACCTCCAAAAAAGATATAATTGCAATGTATAAAcagaaatttcatttttttttcctaaaaaaatgtgatctAAAAGCttggtttgttttggtttgttctttatttattttttattactaAATGATACACTTGTCGTGATGCTTTAGTTTTTGtctgcatgtgtgtgtgtgtgtgtgtgtgtgtgtgtgtgtgtttgttatttGGCTGATTTGGTTATTTTTCTTCCCTTTGAAGCATAAAGTATTTAAGGTGTCGTGgtggttgatgatttttgtttctttggtTTGATGTTcgtcgatgataatgaatcttTTCAATCCAACATGACAATGATCATCGGTATCATGATGacatgaataataataatgatgaaaaactatCATTTAGTTATAGTGAATAAATGGaatagataataataatgagtaataaccaatcaatcgatcaatgataataaagttGATTATTTTGCATAATTGATTTTAGCATTTTAATAGCTATATTATGTATAATTGCCACGGcgtaaaatgataatgatgtgattattattgattgattgattgtgtgGTATGATGTTCGGTGATTATgaatcttttcttttcttttaattaaatttaaaatgaaacaaaaaacaaaataataattataattctaTATATCTGATCCTCGATGCGCAAACATTCAAGACTTTATCCACAAGAAAATGAGTTGTGTGTCTGCgtcaattgatttgttttgatcaacaaaacagaaacatAAAACATTTGTGTGTCGTTtatccaccaaaaaaaaacaacaaatgtttcacatgtttaatcatcatcatcagctgtTGACAATAAAGTGGGCGATATAAAAtcaacacacatacagacacAAATGTGGAACACAAATAcagatcataatcatcaaatatatcaaataaacaaacaaacgatggACAAGAAAATAgaacattattatatcatcatcatcatcatcacaacaaaatcatattTTTCCTAACCTGATGTGATCTCTTTTAATCTCAatctgttttcattttcctttCTTGGATcgattaaaacaaaaataaataaataataagaaaaaactaatgaaaaatgaaataattccATCTATatttctgctgctgctgaggTAAataagttgttgttgtaaaacttttcattttgttgttgttgttgttgttataattttaattttaattttaatgaatttttttttgtttgtcaaatattttggttactttttttttgttcatgcATGAATATTCTCTGgacaataaatgaaaacaaaaaaaaaacacaaatgtTGAGTGAtgagatagaaaaaaatgacattaaaaatattttgtttggaaaCATTCATTATATGAAAGTGAaagtgagaaaaatttttcgtgaatcaaaaaaccaaaaacatgAATTATGCAAATGTTTTCTCTCTTGTTTGCTAAATGGCCAgattgatgtttgtttttgtttggatgattatgattagtGAAAGTGTTTGGGTTGTTCGTGAATGAAAAAGGCGTTCAATTAATTAAGTTAGCATTTGTTCGTTTTGTTACGTATATTTATGtgacaatgaaatttcaaattcgaGATGTTTCAACATGTAAAAAGccgagaaaaaacaaaaagtgaaactaatttgaaatttttttttgttttgaaaattttttggtcatttttccattcgatgacaaataattcaaaagaaTTACGGGATTTTTATTCCTTAGAATGTGCGATTAAAAcgttgatttgtttgtgtgaataatgatgatgatgatgattcaaatgggACAACAATTttgtgaaatgaatgaatgaattgagaaaaacaatgattgattgattgctgTGTAATACacatgaattattttttttgtaaatttttttatttttggtgcTTTATTTCTGTtcctgctgctgctgatgataatgatgattacgtTAACGTGAATTTATTCAcaataatgaatgtgaaatctgcaaaaacaaaacggaaaaaatgattattaaactgatgaaaaaaactaatgaaaaaaacttgcccaaatgtttttttttcttggtaaATTTGATTTCTAAAAATTGTGTGCCAGCCACACATACATTACGCGAGCACACAAAAtgcaaattgaataaatatttatgatggtgataatgatattagttgatattgaaaattgtaactaataaatcgattgaaataattgaagatgatgatgatgatgatgcgaaAACTATGTGAAGAATAttacatgattattattattgattggatCAAACCAGATCCGATTATATGagcaaatatttttcatgatgatgattattattgtagtGAGGGCgttgtatttgtttgtttgtttgttgtggaATGTTTATGATTCAGCTTCATCAAGATGTTCTTTTTCTTCAGCTACAGGTGATGTTGCCATCGGTGCTAATGGTTGTGATTCAGCATGATCATCACATAAATCATTCATATCTCTACGATTACGTGATGAACATGTGCATACAAATATCAATGAATCTCGAAAATCTGGATCAATTGATAATACGAAAATTGGATTGAGCACAAGCGGTAATTCGCTTAGAGCATATAGAAGCCAAATAATCCATTCATCGATACGTATTTGTAtgagatgaaaataatgattaatcTGGGTTGCATAATATGGTGCACTGAATAAGAGATGTAATAAAACAATAGTCAATACATAATATAGTGATTCACGTTGTCGATTAATAAATGCTTGACTTTGTTCACTATCTGGTACCATTTTACGTTTAGCAAATAGAATCAATATTAGTAGTAATTTAATACAGAATGGTCCAATATATGCAATGAGAAATCGTAGTAATTCATAAAGTTTGTCATGTTCAAACAACATATCTTTGAATACCAAGATGAAAGTCATGAAGAATGAACCTAACCATATGAGTATTGTGATGAATATagcattgatttttgatccaTAACAACCATTATGGCAGTTTGCAAAAAAGGTAgcaaaaaatcgatcaattattAGTAgcataaaaaataatgatattgttgGTAGGCCGAATTGTGGTAATTTCGATAATTTCTCCATCCACCATggtaaattttgattataatcttCAATTTTATAACCAAATTCACGTATTGACCAGATTGTAGCATCAATCATATCGATCAATGAAGCAATACTGATATTGGCTACATAAATTCCAAGACAATTATTTATAATCCCAGTACATTTTATATAGATTGCCAGTAATAATATTGTATCAAAGGTACCGATACCAAGTAATACTAGGCGAAATATGAGCAAATATTGTCGAATATCCGCAGGTGTTTGATCAAATGGTAATGAATCACTTTCATTACCACCAAATTTTATTCCATATCCAATCGTGGTGGCTGTACGATTGAATAAATTCGCAGCAATATTATTCCAATTATTCATATCCGAATTATTACTATTCGGAAATAGATTATTAAATGTTGACATTTTCGTCGATTCACACAGTGATGTTTGATAGCAAAAACACACACGTACACAAATTTTCGTTGATTTGGAATGgaaatttgttcatcaacaataaaaaaaatgatacaatGTTAATGTTAATCAATTTTGCTGGTACGTTGactttttctgttttttggTCGGTTGTTTGGTTcgttgattcaaatgatggaATGGCTCTTTGATGaacatttgatgaatcacacacaaacatcaaaACAACAGATAAAAGAAATGTACAGAACAGGTTCCACAACCAAGATATGAAGAGGTGAtggttcacacacacaccaagaTGACAACAGGCTGACACACCtttacgttgttgttgttgtcaccattgttgttgttcatggttgaaaaaaaaacaatgttcgaaatcaatgatgatgatgatgatgacacgtGTAAAAATGAGtgggaaaaatgaaatgaatgagaaaaaaattagcaaattttgattaattaaaaaaaatcaatcgatttttcagacattaattttttatgaaattttttcaagtttccacacacacacacacacacacacaaaatgttttactttttcaattttcatcgcATGATTCGTTTAGATAAATACTATGTGCTACCCTTCTTTCTTCCTtaaccattattattcgtgataacgaaaaaaacaaaacaaaaaagagaaaagattTTACAACAATAAGAACAAGTAAAGCTTTAAAACGAACAAATTATTAGCTTTACTACttttcaggttttttttttatttttccaaaacagaaaaaaaacaatagaattgaaatgtaatgaagtctatgtatgtgtgtgttgtgaatcgaattgaattgagcCATAgaatggttattattatgatgatgttagtgtaacaacaacgacaggttcatcatcatcatcatcatcatcattattctttaTTGTGATTATGGTTTAAAGTTCAAAGTTCATGAGATGcatttcttcttgttttAAATTGCTTTTAAAGAAATTTCCATTGCCATtgccattgatgataaataaagtCAGATCCTATTTCAGTTTAGGTCATtaacatttttatattttaaatGTAAGCCATAtgtatgataatgatgatgacgaatatCTATGCTATAATAATCTGCAATAAGTAactaaataatttttttctctctttcggaaatgatgaagatattTACACTCATtcccagatgatgatgataataatgaaatctGGTTCGggcattttttctctcggtGTTTGGaaattggtcatttttttgggctttaaatagaaaaatgaccaataaatgtgtgtgaatgtggccattattatgataatcatcttcatcatcaagattcttgataatgataatgacaagagagagagagagagagagagagagagatgatgagatacattatcatcattatccttCCATATGGATGACTGGTTCAGTAATCAGTCATGTGTATTTTCAATTATGTTTGAATTGGAACTCATagacaaatcaaattcattcatctcattttattgatttagaatgaacaaaaaaattttgtaatcccaaataaatgatgaatgcaagtggcgaaaaaaaaccaaagacaacaaattaaattgacattcaattgtttcattcatttatttataatgatgatgcaccTTACACATAtatggttattattttttttcctggttcACTTGAACATGTTTCGCCCCATATTCaatagaataataaaaaataatgatgatggttaagTTCATTCCCATTAACGAATTTACATGTATAATAGTAGTAGggtagtaaaaaaaaatgaaaatatctaCTATTggaatgatcattatcaatgatgtcCGAACAACCATTTTCAAAACACCAAACAAATCaaccattgaattgaaatggatGATAAAGCGATtagattgaattttaaacCAAACAAGAGagcgagagaaaaaacattatgaaaatggcaataatataaaaaataatagcaATAAGTTCACATTGCTAATATAACTTATCATATTTATCTATATTCAGAtggctaattttttttttgcttagccactaataacaaacaaatgccAGATATAtcatattataataatcattatggatTCTTGCTTTATTATTTCGAAATTCGAggagaatcaaaaaaaaactttcaaattATACACACATGATTTTCACAGAAGCGTAACACAACCGATCAATTCGAATAAACGGGCCTAACATATAGCCCCATATATAATGTGGAaagattttccatttctGAATTTGTTCCAGTAATTTGAACACAACAAGAGATTAGAGAGCAAagagaacaaacaaaaaaacatttttattcaacatcatattttattcttttcagGGTAAAGAATCTCTTGAATTGAACAATTCTATTCTCGATTACAATACAATTTATCCATACTACTACTGATATCACCActaaaaaaagaagagaaaTGATGTAAGAAATTATTTCTTGATTCTTTGGGGTTGATACCCGCTTACATGCACATAGATACATACATAGAACATGAAGAATTTGTATCCACATCGTGATTTCTATATAACAGTAGTTTCTATATAAATgttatcaattgatgatgatgatgctcaATTGCTCaatgtatgatgataataataataaattccaGTAAATAGAATTCACTTTTATGAATCTCATTTGGATTCTATTGGAATCagaagacaacaacaacaacgaagatcaaaaaaaaatccctaGATATTTTTggaatgtgaatttttttttagttggaCGTGAT from Dermatophagoides farinae isolate YC_2012a chromosome 5, ASM2471394v1, whole genome shotgun sequence includes:
- the LOC124495063 gene encoding uncharacterized protein LOC124495063 gives rise to the protein MSTFNNLFPNSNNSDMNNWNNIAANLFNRTATTIGYGIKFGGNESDSLPFDQTPADIRQYLLIFRLVLLGIGTFDTILLLAIYIKCTGIINNCLGIYVANISIASLIDMIDATIWSIREFGYKIEDYNQNLPWWMEKLSKLPQFGLPTISLFFMLLIIDRFFATFFANCHNGCYGSKINAIFITILIWLGSFFMTFILVFKDMLFEHDKLYELLRFLIAYIGPFCIKLLLILILFAKRKMVPDSEQSQAFINRQRESLYYVLTIVLLHLLFSAPYYATQINHYFHLIQIRIDEWIIWLLYALSELPLVLNPIFVLSIDPDFRDSLIFVCTCSSRNRRDMNDLCDDHAESQPLAPMATSPVAEEKEHLDEAES